One Punica granatum isolate Tunisia-2019 chromosome 3, ASM765513v2, whole genome shotgun sequence genomic window carries:
- the LOC116198835 gene encoding uncharacterized protein LOC116198835 gives MALMDTNSLGDVLLKVGMFVLVQALVYLILSKSSDVFSKDKAKKSLSFRPVRSVSIRRFMAALSDMPAGGEPSPSPRSPPSLTTTHED, from the coding sequence ATGGCCTTGATGGACACGAACTCGCTAGGGGATGTCCTCCTGAAGGTGGGGATGTTCGTGCTGGTTCAGGCTCTGGTCTACCTCATCCTCTCGAAATCCTCGGACGTCTTCTCCAAGGACAAGGCCAAGAAGTCACTCAGCTTCCGGCCCGTCCGCTCGGTCAGCATCCGCCGCTTCATGGCCGCCCTCTCCGACATGCCTGCTGGCGGCGAGCCATCCCCGTCTCCCCGCAGCCCCCCGAGTCTGACGACCACCCATGAGGACTGA
- the LOC116200569 gene encoding uncharacterized protein LOC116200569 → MLFEKLPNSSIKARPHIESRLKTLKREWAIVYDMMLNTSGFGWDSTWKMVTVEDDVWEAYVASHKEAAPFRQRSFSHFEELSMIYVKYRATGKDAQSVEDILQELDIEDLTAATEEADVNHSNPNESGNANTPTSGDVSRAYQPPTDATGSASAGKKRKKSEANFSTISHAVNTMASDMKEACIMLSKSVHSDVLQEKFLELPGALRSVEGLTSAQVRMAIQKFGNHPNYILFFFGTELEHRLEMVQDFIANH, encoded by the exons ATGCTATTCGAAAAGCTCCCGAATAGCAGTATCAAGGCGAGGCCTCACATTGAATCTCGACTGAAGACACTGAAGAGGGAATGGGCTATCGTGTATGATATGATGCTTAACACATCTGGCTTTGGATGGGATTCAACATGGAAGATGGTCACAGTGGAAGATGATGTTTGGGAGGCTTATGTTGCG AGTCACAAAGAAGCCGCTCCATTTAGACAGAGAAGTTTTTCTCATTTCGAAGAATTATCTATGATATATGTAAAGTATCGAGCTACTGGAAAAGATGCTCAATCTGTTGAAGATATTCTACAAGAGCTTGATATTGAAGATTTGACTGCAGCAACCGAAGAAGCGGATGTGAATCATTCAAATCCAAATGAATCTGGCAATGCAAATACCCCTACATCAGGAGATGTTTCCCGTGCTTATCAGCCACCTACAGATGCAACGGGAAGTGCTTCTGCAggtaaaaaaaggaaaaagagtgAAGCTAACTTCTCCACAATTTCTCATGCTGTGAATACAATGGCCTCCGACATGAAAGAGGCTTGCATTATGCTCTCGAAGAGTGTCCACTCGGACGTCCTTCAAGAGAAGTTCCTTGAACTTCCGGGAGCTCTTCGTAGTGTGGAGGGCCTTACTTCAGCACAAGTTCGCATGGCAATTCAAAAGTTCGGAAACCATCCGAATTATATCCTGTTTTTCTTTGGTACCGAACTAGAACACCGCTTGGAAATGGTTCAGGATTTCATTGCAAATCACTGA
- the LOC116199016 gene encoding peroxidase A2-like, whose protein sequence is MPPSTLVALAIAALCVVMGFRSGVAELEGDFYEDSCPNASAIVRRVLEQAQQRDVRIGAKLIRLHFHDCFVQGCDGSILLVNAEGIASEQDARPNVNSTAGFEVVDDMKAALENACPGVVSCADILAIASQVAVSLAGGPSWEVELGRRDSRTANRDEANTAIPSPVDSLANMTSKFAAVGLDSTDLVALSGAHTFGRARCTTFSHRLYNFSGTGGPDPTLDSAFLETLRQICPQSGNGNTITNLDSSSPDSFDNNYFTNLRNNRGLLQTDQELFSGAVADTVSAVNRFAGSQSEFFDAFAKSMVKMGGIRPLTGRSGEIRANCKRVN, encoded by the exons atgccgCCTTCAACTCTCGTCGCATTGGCTATAGCAGCGTTGTGCGTAGTTATGGGGTTCAGAAGCGGTGTCGCTGAGTTGGAGGGCGACTTCTATGAAGATTCGTGCCCAAACGCTTCGGCCATTGTACGCAGAGTATTGGAGCAGGCTCAGCAGAGGGATGTCCGCATCGGGGCCAAGCTCATCCGCCTCCATTTCCACGACTGCTTCGTCCAG GGATGTGATGGGTCGATTCTGCTGGTTAATGCAGAAGGGATCGCAAGTGAGCAAGATGCACGCCCCAATGTAAACTCAACTGCGGGATTTGAGGTGGTCGATGACATGAAGGCCGCACTCGAGAACGCCTGCCCTGGCGTGGTCTCATGCGCGGACATTCTAGCCATAGCATCGCAAGTGGCCGTCTCCTTG GCGGGTGGGCCAAGTTGGGAAGTTGAATTGGGAAGAAGAGACAGTAGAACTGCAAACAGGGATGAAGCCAACACTGCCATCCCGAGTCCTGTCGACAGCCTTGCTAACATGACTAGCAAGTTCGCCGCTGTGGGCTTAGACTCAACTGATCTTGTTGCATTGTCTG GGGCACACACATTTGGAAGAGCCCGATGCACCACCTTCAGCCACCGCCTCTACAACTTCTCTGGCACTGGCGGCCCCGACCCCACCCTCGACTCCGCCTTCCTAGAAACACTCCGGCAAATCTGCCCCCAATCCGGCAACGGGAACACAATAACGAACCTCGACTCCTCATCTCCTGACAGCTTCGACAACAATTACTTCACCAACCTCCGGAACAACCGGGGCCTCCTCCAGACTGATCAGGAACTCTTCTCAGGTGCTGTCGCCGACACTGTATCAGCCGTCAATCGGTTTGCTGGAAGCCAGAGCGAGTTCTTCGATGCATTCGCTAAGTCCATGGTGAAGATGGGAGGTATCCGGCCACTCACGGGGAGATCCGGTGAAATTAGAGCCAACTGCAAACGAGTTAATTAA
- the LOC116199280 gene encoding cation/H(+) antiporter 2-like, with translation MNATQTFICQSDLINPLATMGLQMSCILVLSHIFHLVLKSIGHSGPIAQILAGLVLGPSGLSRISKIKEFFYQPSAYDYYSVIGFFFSIIFTFQLGLETDIPYTVRTIQTAATVAYCGILFSFVSGGIVSIFLYKHLEFIGSNYFVYGLFVIMILADTAPQGTARMAAELKIATSDAGRLAVSCSLINDLSCILLFCLIVSLNSGKGFGHGIVCLLITIGMIFIIKYLVKWFNRRNRNQKYLKNTEVFVILSLVIAPSIIIELMSFNSMVNCFLIGLMFPREGKSARTLLFKLSYSLHNFILPIYFGYIGLQFNAEYLGKVKNVVLVLIIVGLSVLGKICGTLAAYQYLKLPLNEGLVMGFLLNLKGHADLVLLGGISKLITWTLRSRDLLTITIVLNSVISGIGIAVFMRREEARLAHRYRFLEPQDTDQELRVLACVYGSRHLAATIAVIYALRGSKTAPIAPYLMHLIELSEKQKSLKSYHELEEDELNSEENYGGNDVLEINDAVDAFAVDNKILIHQLKAVSYFSTMYEDVCDGAEDLRVSIVLIPFHKHQRIDGKMESGKEGIRTTNQRILRHAPCSVGVIVSRGPAGVPGFTQILSGSVQHVACLFFGGSDDQEALACSKRMAAHPMVNLTIIRFVSMSSSLSAGSSNVEDDVYFTDFYNRYIRSGQIGYVEKHVRNGAESLGILREIGEMYSLFIVGKGKRGHSPMTTGMSDWEECPELGIVGDILASSEFNIGGSVLIIQQHRNTNV, from the exons ATGAACGCGACACAAACGTTCATATGTCAATCCGACTTGATCAACCCTCTGGCCACCATGGGCCTTCAGATGTCCTGCATCCTGGTCCTCTCCCACATCTTCCACCTCGTCCTCAAGTCCATTGGCCACTCCGGCCCCATCGCACAGATTCTG GCTGGATTAGTGTTGGGCCCCAGCGGGCTGTCCCGGATCTCGAAGATCAAAGAATTCTTCTACCAGCCATCGGCTTACGACTACTACTCGGTCATTGGGTTCTTCTTCAGCATTATATTTACGTTCCAGCTCGGCCTCGAGACAGACATCCCCTACACCGTCCGGACCATCCAAACTGCAGCCACTGTGGCATACTGCGGCATCCTATTTAGCTTCGTGTCGGGAGGAATTGTCTCCATCTTCCTCTACAAACACCTGGAATTCATTGGCAGCAACTACTTTGTTTATGGCTTGTTCGTGATCATGATACTGGCGGACACAGCCCCACAGGGAACTGCCCGCATGGCAGCCGAGCTCAAGATTGCGACCTCTGATGCTGGCCGATTGGCTGTCTCCTGCTCCCTGATCAACGACCTATCATGCATTCTGTTATTCTGCCTGATAGTCAGTCTCAACTCCGGGAAAGGATTTGGGCATGGGATTGTCTGCCTCCTGATAACCATTGGGATGATATTCATCATCAAGTACTTGGTGAAGTGGTTCAACCGGCGGAACCGGAATCAGAAGTATTTAAAAAACACGGAAGTCTTTGTAATTTTATCTCTCGTGATTGCGCCCTCAATTATCATTGAGTTGATGTCCTTTAACAGCATGGTGAACTGTTTCCTGATAGGCCTCATGTTCCCTAGGGAGGGAAAATCCGCACGAACTTTATTGTTCAAGCTCAGTTACTCGCTTCACAACTTCATACTCCCGATTTATTTCGGATACATTGGGCTTCAGTTCAATGCTGAGTATTTAGGAAAAGTGAAAAACGTGGTGCTCGTCTTGATCATAGTAGGGCTGAGTGTTTTGGGGAAGATTTGTGGGACCCTTGCAGCTTACCAGTATCTGAAGCTTCCATTGAATGAGGGACTCGTTATGGGTTTTCTCTTGAACTTGAAAGGGCATGCCGACCTTGTCCTCCTCGGTGGCATCTCGAAACTCATC ACATGGACTTTGAGATCGCGTGATCTGCTGACAATAACAATAGTACTGAACTCAGTTATATCAGGTATAGGCATTGCTGTCTTCATGAGAAGAGAGGAAGCGAGACTGGCCCACAGGTACCGTTTCCTTGAGCCACAGGATACTGACCAGGAGCTTCGGGTCCTCGCCTGCGTGTACGGGTCCCGTCACCTGGCAGCCACGATTGCGGTCATCTATGCCCTCAGAGGATCCAAGACCGCGCCCATCGCCCCTTACCTGATGCACCTAATCGAGCTCTCTGAGAAGCAGAAGTCCTTGAAGTCGTACCACGAGCTTGAGGAAGATGAGCTTAACAGCGAGGAAAATTATGGTGGGAATGATGTGCTCGAGATCAATGATGCTGTGGATGCCTTTGCCGTCGACAATAAGATTTTGATCCACCAG CTTAAAGCCGTATCATACTTTTCCACCATGTACGAGGATGTCTGTGATGGGGCCGAGGATCTCCGGGTCTCGATCGTACTGATCCCTTTCCATAAGCACCAGCGGATTGACGGGAAGATGGAGAGCGGGAAGGAAGGGATCAGAACAACAAACCAGAGGATCCTCCGCCATGCCCCATGCTCAGTGGGAGTCATTGTTAGCCGGGGCCCTGCCGGAGTCCCAGGTTTCACACAGATCCTGAGCGGTTCAGTACAGCACGTGGCATGCCTCTTTTTCGGCGGGTCTGATGATCAGGAGGCCCTAGCCTGCAGTAAGCGAATGGCTGCCCATCCAATGGTGAATTTGACGATTATCAGGTTCGTGTCCATGTCCTCGTCCCTGTCTGCGGGCTCATCAAACGTGGAAGATGATGTCTACTTTACAGACTTTTACAACAG GTACATAAGGTCGGGGCAGATTGGGTACGTGGAGAAGCACGTGAGGAACGGGGCAGAGTCTCTGGGAATCCTCAGAGAGATCGGGGAGATGTATTCTCTATTCATAGtaggaaaaggaaagagggGGCACTCCCCGATGACGACTGGCATGAGCGACTGGGAAGAATGTCCCGAGCTCGGGATTGTTGGAGACATCCTGGCTTCCTCAGAGTTTAACATTGGAGGCTCGGTTCTCATAATTCAGCAGCATAGGAACACAAATGTTTAA
- the LOC116199254 gene encoding protein trichome birefringence-like gives MADSPSPRPPATPVNLHTPKKPDHKSSLSFLLTAPTTKAIAFSFALTVIFFTLLLAVALTPSSSSSTSSPWLQPLLRTSSSPSSHFIVLPTTPATSPPPSSQPPNRPNSSASSSTSASASASASASASASPHPHSRKRKRRNGPAKKKRKTCNLYQGRWVKDDSYYPLYPPGSCPHIDEPFDCHLNGRPDSRFLWYRWQPRGCNIPRLNGKKMLKMLTGKRLVFVGDSLNRNMWESLVCILRNSVTDKSKVFEASGKEEFRAEGSYSFIFQDYNSSVEFFRTPFLVREWEVPEKNGSKKETLRLDLVEGSSDKYKNADVLIFNTGHWWTHEKTLMGKGYYQEGEHVHSELSARLAFWKAMLTWARWVDSNVDPTRTTVFFRGYSSSHFFGGQWNSGGECDKETEPILDEEKLSFYPQKMRILESVMKGMKTPVIFLNITKMSDFRKDAHPSIYREQNSTEEKRRSPSIPQDCSHWCLPGVPDTWNELVYYHLLTRLYEKRHKRQWQGKLRTGL, from the exons ATGGCGGATTCACCATCACCGCGGCCGCCTGCAACGCCTGTGAACCTCCACACTCCGAAAAAACCTGACCACAAGTCCTCGCTCTCCTTCCTCCTCACCGCTCCGACCACCAAGGCCATCGCTTTCAGCTTCGCCCTCACCGTCATCTTCTTCACCCTCCTCCTCGCCGTCGCCCTcactccctcctcctcctcctccacctcctccCCTTGGCTCCAGCCCCTCCTCCGAACAAGCTCCAGCCCCTCCTCCCACTTCATCGTCCTCCCCACCACCCCGGCCACCTcccctcctccttcttcccAGCCACCTAACCGTCCCAATTCCTCCGCCTCCTCCTCTACCTCCGCCTCCGCCTCCGCCTCCGCCTCCGCCTCCGCCTCCGCCTCTCCCCACCCCCACTCTAGGAAGCGGAAGAGGCGAAATGGGCCGGCGAAGAAGAAGCGCAAGACCTGCAATTTATACCAAGGGAGATGGGTGAAAGATGATTCTTACTACCCTCTGTACCCGCCCGGATCTTGCCCCCACATCGACGAGCCTTTCGACTGCCACCTCAATGGTCGGCCTGACTCCAGGTTTCTCTGGTACCGGTGGCAGCCCCGGGGTTGCAATATCCCAAG GTTGAATGGCAAGAAAATGCTCAAGATGTTGACAGGAAAGCGGCTCGTGTTCGTTGGCGATTCCCTCAACCGGAACATGTGGGAGTCTCTTGTTTGTATACTGAGAAATTCGGTTACGGACAAGAGCAAAGTTTTTGAGGCCTCCGGGAAGGAGGAATTCCGAGCAGAGGGATCCTACTCATTCATATTTCAG GACTATAACTCCTCGGTGGAGTTCTTCAGAACGCCATTTTTAGTTCGGGAATGGGAAGTCCCGGAGAAAAATGGGTCGAAGAAGGAGACCCTTCGTCTCGATTTGGTGGAGGGATCATCTGATAAGTACAAGAATGCCGATGTTCTCATCTTCAACACGGGCCATTGGTGGACTCACGAGAAGACTCTTATGGG GAAGGGCTATTATCAAGAAGGCGAGCATGTACACAGTGAATTGAGTGCTCGACTAGCCTTTTGGAAGGCGATGTTGACTTGGGCTAGATGGGTCGACTCCAATGTGGACCCGACCAGGACCACCGTGTTCTTCAGAGGCTACTCTTCTTCCCATTTCTT TGGGGGGCAGTGGAACTCGGGTGGGGAATGCGACAAAGAGACCGAGCCAATACTGGACGAGGAAAAATTGTCATTCTATCCACAGAAAATGAGGATCCTTGAGTCAGTAATGAAGGGGATGAAGACGCCCGTGATCTTTCTCAACATCACGAAGATGTCCGACTTTAGGAAGGATGCGCACCCTTCAATCTACAGGGAACAGAATTCCAccgaagagaagagaagatcGCCGTCTATCCCACAAGATTGCAGCCACTGGTGCCTCCCCGGAGTTCCCGACACGTGGAACGAGCTCGTGTACTACCATCTTCTCACAAGGCTTTACGAGAAGCGGCATAAGAGGCAGTGGCAGGGAAAATTGAGGACAGGACTGTAG
- the LOC116200571 gene encoding aquaporin SIP1-1-like, giving the protein MGAIKPAVADRIMTFGWVFCTSTLGAATMVITFLLGLNQDVLLWASLAITMALVFVLVIVFEVIGGAIGGACSTPPPQRRSTRISRGRWTGTCQVKQRGAGGGTVEGEEEDDE; this is encoded by the coding sequence ATGGGGGCAATCAAGCCGGCGGTCGCGGACAGGATAATGACCTTCGGGTGGGTGTTCTGCACCTCGACGCTCGGGGCGGCGACAATGGTCATCACCTTCCTGCTAGGGCTCAACCAGGACGTCCTGCTGTGGGCTTCCCTAGCCATCACCATGGCCCTCGTCTTCGTCCTCGTCATCGTCTTCGAGGTCATCGGTGGAGCGATCGGCGGGGCGTGCTCAACCCCACCGCCACAGCGTCGTTCTACGCGGATCTCTAGGGGTCGTTGGACGGGAACTTGCCAAGTCAAACAGAGGGGAGCGGGAGGAGGAACAgtggagggggaggaggaagacgatgaatAG